A stretch of the Bacillus anthracis str. Vollum genome encodes the following:
- a CDS encoding AI-2E family transporter, with protein MKSKVHFWTLEVLMVVAIIFICTKISFLFQPIGIFISTLFFPILIALFLYFIFNPVLVFLEDKKVPRNLAILLLYLFIITLTAVGVGVVVPTISQQLMDLVKNMPGYIKEGKVYIQDLSHHRLFEWLSTQNYVSIETIEKNAIEYLKDIPNTLTSSATALFGIITNVALVIFTVPFILFYMFKDGHAFPGKAVSLLPESYREEGLRIIKETNETLSAYIQGQALVCIFVGAFTFIGYFIIDLPYAFVLGIIAAFTNIIPNLGPFIGAAPAVIVGLFVSPMQALYVIIIVTIVQQFESNIISPRIMSSKLNIHPLTIIILILGVGNFAGIIGMILAVPVYAVTKTVVSNLVRLFKTKRSNRK; from the coding sequence TTGAAATCGAAAGTGCACTTTTGGACATTAGAAGTGCTAATGGTTGTAGCGATCATATTTATTTGCACAAAAATATCGTTTCTATTTCAACCGATTGGTATCTTCATATCAACGTTGTTTTTCCCAATCTTAATCGCGCTTTTTTTATACTTCATATTTAATCCGGTGTTAGTCTTTTTGGAGGATAAAAAAGTACCTAGAAATTTAGCGATTTTACTGTTATATCTTTTTATCATAACATTAACTGCGGTTGGAGTTGGAGTAGTAGTTCCAACGATCTCCCAACAGCTAATGGATTTAGTAAAAAATATGCCAGGTTATATAAAAGAGGGAAAAGTATACATACAAGATTTATCCCATCATAGATTGTTTGAATGGTTATCTACACAAAACTATGTTTCCATTGAAACAATTGAAAAAAATGCAATTGAATACTTAAAGGATATACCAAACACACTTACGTCGAGTGCAACGGCTTTATTTGGTATTATCACGAACGTTGCGTTAGTCATATTTACAGTACCGTTCATATTGTTTTACATGTTTAAAGATGGACATGCCTTCCCAGGTAAAGCAGTAAGCCTATTACCGGAGTCTTACCGTGAAGAAGGACTTCGCATCATTAAGGAAACGAACGAAACATTGTCTGCTTATATTCAAGGACAAGCACTCGTTTGTATATTTGTAGGTGCTTTTACTTTTATCGGTTATTTCATTATCGATTTACCGTACGCTTTTGTTTTAGGAATTATAGCAGCATTTACTAATATCATTCCTAACTTAGGTCCATTTATCGGTGCAGCACCAGCTGTTATCGTAGGTCTGTTCGTATCTCCGATGCAAGCGTTATACGTAATTATTATCGTAACAATTGTACAACAGTTTGAAAGTAACATCATTTCACCGCGTATTATGAGTTCAAAATTAAATATCCATCCGTTAACAATTATTATTTTAATTTTAGGGGTAGGTAACTTTGCGGGAATTATCGGAATGATTTTGGCGGTACCAGTTTATGCAGTAACGAAAACAGTTGTATCGAACTTAGTGAGACTGTTTAAGACGAAACGAAGTAATCGAAAATAG
- a CDS encoding HNH endonuclease: MTQCIICRKDTKELSEQYVIPEILCGYYFTNSICDTCHEQMTTNIDRPLIRHKLSQFKIEQMKKQIDSPLYTNEHGEELAAAETDIVEVSDEILYSNALIMKLCKKHDISLHNEIWKEERVTKVASSIQRELLLDNRKYKMSVLKMAYTFAVQAVDGYFEDPDAIDISNILSNADFIELKEKSIVRDLSKSSLWNTLNTNSENHYFILLSDKDGLFCFIRLFDIFDVVVHLSEKRYELPSPIVGVNNVNEQKFYVQTLKQYMDGLFKEKAPSI, from the coding sequence ATGACACAATGCATCATTTGCAGAAAAGATACGAAAGAACTTAGTGAACAATATGTCATCCCAGAAATATTATGTGGATATTATTTCACAAACTCCATTTGTGATACTTGTCATGAACAAATGACAACAAATATTGATCGCCCCTTAATTCGGCATAAATTAAGTCAATTTAAGATTGAGCAAATGAAAAAACAGATTGACTCCCCCCTCTATACAAATGAGCATGGTGAGGAACTTGCGGCCGCTGAGACAGATATTGTTGAAGTAAGCGATGAAATACTTTATTCCAATGCATTAATTATGAAACTATGTAAAAAGCACGATATTTCACTACATAATGAAATTTGGAAAGAAGAACGTGTAACGAAAGTAGCTAGCTCTATTCAACGTGAATTACTTTTAGATAACCGTAAGTATAAAATGAGTGTATTAAAAATGGCTTATACTTTCGCTGTACAAGCAGTCGATGGCTATTTTGAAGATCCAGATGCGATCGATATCTCTAACATTCTATCAAATGCCGACTTCATAGAATTAAAAGAAAAGAGCATTGTTCGCGATTTAAGCAAAAGTTCATTATGGAATACATTAAATACAAATAGCGAAAACCATTACTTTATTTTATTAAGTGATAAAGATGGCCTGTTCTGTTTCATTCGTCTATTTGATATTTTTGACGTTGTCGTTCATTTATCAGAAAAAAGATATGAACTTCCATCACCAATTGTCGGAGTAAATAATGTAAATGAACAAAAATTTTATGTCCAAACTTTAAAACAGTATATGGACGGGCTCTTTAAAGAAAAAGCACCTTCTATTTAA